A single Microbaculum marinisediminis DNA region contains:
- a CDS encoding response regulator transcription factor gives MHHSDGYRILIADDHPLFRDALKHALSGAFADVEILEAGTIEEMTERIEADSEIDLVLLDLAMPGVRGFSGLLFLRAQYPSVPVVVVSAHEEPAVVQRCLEFGASGFIPKSTDVEGIRQAVGEVLAGGVWTPPNLDLGPADEDEAQLSARLATLTPQQVRVLMMLSEGLLNKQIAYELGVSEATVKAHVSAILQKLGVESRTQAVIAASRIEAGQWPGDPPA, from the coding sequence TTGCACCACTCGGACGGCTACCGGATACTGATCGCGGACGACCATCCGCTGTTTCGCGATGCCCTGAAACATGCGCTGTCCGGCGCTTTCGCGGACGTCGAGATCCTCGAGGCCGGGACCATCGAGGAGATGACCGAGCGGATCGAGGCCGACTCCGAGATCGATCTGGTTCTGCTCGATCTCGCCATGCCCGGCGTGCGCGGCTTCTCCGGCTTGCTGTTCCTGCGGGCGCAGTATCCCAGCGTGCCGGTCGTGGTGGTGTCGGCGCACGAGGAGCCGGCGGTCGTTCAGCGCTGCCTCGAGTTCGGCGCCTCCGGCTTCATTCCCAAGTCGACCGATGTGGAGGGGATTCGCCAGGCGGTCGGCGAGGTCCTGGCCGGCGGCGTCTGGACGCCGCCCAATCTCGATCTCGGCCCCGCAGACGAGGACGAGGCGCAGCTGTCCGCCCGGCTCGCCACGCTGACGCCGCAGCAGGTGCGCGTCCTGATGATGCTGAGCGAGGGGCTGCTCAACAAGCAGATCGCCTACGAGCTCGGCGTCTCGGAGGCCACCGTGAAGGCGCATGTCTCGGCGATCCTGCAGAAGCTCGGCGTCGAGAGCCGCACCCAGGCGGTGATCGCGGCGAGCCGGATCGAGGCCGGTCAGTGGCCGGGCGACCCGCCGGCCTAG
- a CDS encoding DUF4212 domain-containing protein, protein MANGNDEAWWGRTKGLMITCLVIWAIFGFVVHFFVNALNEIVILGFPLGYYMAAQGSLIVFVILIFWFSGRQDAIDREFGVAEDDY, encoded by the coding sequence ATGGCAAACGGCAACGATGAAGCCTGGTGGGGCAGGACGAAAGGTCTGATGATCACGTGTCTGGTGATCTGGGCCATATTCGGCTTCGTGGTCCACTTCTTCGTAAATGCACTGAACGAAATCGTCATTCTCGGTTTCCCGCTCGGCTACTACATGGCCGCGCAGGGCTCGCTGATCGTGTTCGTGATCCTGATCTTCTGGTTCTCCGGACGGCAGGACGCCATCGACCGCGAATTCGGCGTCGCCGAAGACGACTACTGA